In Ensifer canadensis, a genomic segment contains:
- a CDS encoding LysR substrate-binding domain-containing protein: MKMSKQFPLNALRVFEAVARLGSFTKAGEELGMTQTAVSYQVKLIEESVGEPLFLRRPRQIALTDVGQRLAPRVTEAFEMLQEAVSSARGDIDSTLLISSTPTFASQWLARNIGSFQFAHPTIAVRLDTNDNLVDFAKEPTDLAIRSGAGVWPGLDTHPLMRVEFSPMLSPALAETVGGIREPRDLLKLRIIDAGDPWWRIWFSAAGVDDPDLEGRPTSRLGAQSFEARAAVAGQGVAILTPEFYGDDVALGRLYQPFDLRCSDGCDYWLAYPHARRNTPKIRIFRDWILSELCPSVQFGADWVEERKAASAS, translated from the coding sequence ATGAAGATGTCCAAGCAGTTTCCGCTGAATGCGTTGAGGGTCTTCGAAGCCGTCGCCCGGCTCGGCAGTTTTACCAAGGCCGGCGAGGAGCTGGGCATGACCCAGACCGCCGTCAGCTACCAGGTCAAGCTGATCGAGGAGAGCGTCGGCGAGCCCTTGTTCCTGCGCCGCCCACGCCAGATCGCGTTGACCGATGTCGGCCAGCGGCTGGCGCCACGGGTCACCGAAGCCTTCGAGATGCTGCAGGAGGCCGTCTCCTCAGCGCGCGGCGATATCGACAGCACACTGTTGATCAGCTCGACCCCGACCTTCGCCTCGCAATGGCTCGCCCGCAACATCGGCTCGTTTCAGTTCGCCCACCCCACCATCGCCGTGCGCCTGGACACCAACGACAACCTCGTCGATTTTGCCAAGGAACCCACGGATCTCGCCATCCGCTCCGGCGCCGGCGTCTGGCCGGGCCTCGACACACATCCGCTGATGCGCGTCGAGTTCAGCCCGATGCTGAGCCCGGCACTCGCCGAAACCGTTGGCGGCATCCGCGAGCCGCGTGATCTCCTGAAGCTCAGGATCATCGATGCCGGCGACCCCTGGTGGCGGATCTGGTTTTCGGCCGCCGGCGTCGACGATCCGGATCTCGAGGGCCGCCCGACAAGCCGGCTCGGCGCGCAATCCTTCGAGGCGCGCGCCGCCGTTGCCGGCCAGGGCGTGGCGATCCTGACACCGGAATTCTACGGTGACGACGTAGCGCTTGGCCGGCTCTACCAGCCTTTCGACCTGCGCTGCAGCGACGGCTGCGACTACTGGCTGGCCTACCCGCATGCGCGCCGCAACACCCCGAAGATCCGCATCTTCCGCGACTGGATCCTCAGCGAACTCTGCCCGTCGGTTCAGTTCGGGGCCGATTGGGTAGAAGAGCGCAAGGCGGCTTCCGCGAGCTAG
- the puuD gene encoding urate hydroxylase PuuD, translating to MYEFAIAWEWLAFAVRWLHVITAIAWIGSSFYFIALDLGLVKRDHLPVGAYGEEWQVHGGGFYHIQKYLVAPASMPEHLTWFKWESYVTWLSGFAMLCLVYYGGADLFLIDRHVLDISATSAILISLASLGIGWVFYDLLCKSPLGNNTWGLMALLYVALVIMAWGYTQVFTGRAAFLHLGAFTATIMSANVFFLIIPNQKIVVADLIAGRTPDPKLGAQAKQRSLHNNYLTLPVIFFMLSNHYPLAFATAFNWIIAALVFLMGVTIRQWFNTTHARKGRPTWTWLVTVLLFILIMWLSTVPKVLTGEEKAEVAPVFARFAENAHFPAVKDAISTRCSMCHAAEPVYEGIARPPKGVVLESDQEIAAHAREIYIQAGRSHAMPPGNITDMTTDERQLLAAWFESAVEEGKTQ from the coding sequence ATGTACGAGTTCGCCATCGCCTGGGAATGGCTGGCCTTTGCTGTGCGCTGGCTGCATGTCATTACCGCCATCGCCTGGATCGGCTCATCCTTCTATTTCATCGCGCTCGACCTCGGTCTCGTGAAGCGCGACCACCTGCCTGTTGGAGCCTACGGCGAGGAATGGCAGGTGCATGGCGGTGGCTTCTACCACATCCAGAAATATCTGGTCGCCCCCGCCTCGATGCCCGAGCACCTGACCTGGTTCAAATGGGAATCTTACGTGACGTGGCTTTCGGGCTTCGCCATGCTCTGTCTGGTCTATTACGGCGGTGCCGATCTTTTCCTGATCGATCGCCACGTGCTCGATATCTCGGCAACGTCCGCGATCCTGATCTCGCTCGCCTCGCTCGGCATCGGATGGGTCTTCTATGACCTGCTCTGCAAGTCGCCGCTCGGCAACAACACCTGGGGCCTGATGGCGCTTCTTTATGTGGCGCTGGTGATCATGGCCTGGGGCTATACCCAGGTGTTTACAGGCCGCGCCGCCTTCCTGCATCTGGGCGCTTTCACCGCCACCATCATGTCGGCCAACGTCTTCTTCCTCATCATTCCCAACCAGAAGATCGTCGTTGCCGACCTGATCGCCGGGCGCACGCCCGACCCGAAGCTCGGCGCCCAGGCCAAGCAGCGCTCGCTGCACAACAACTACCTGACCCTGCCGGTCATCTTCTTCATGCTGTCGAACCACTATCCGCTGGCTTTTGCCACCGCCTTCAACTGGATCATCGCGGCGCTGGTGTTCCTGATGGGTGTCACCATCCGGCAATGGTTCAATACGACCCATGCCCGCAAGGGTAGGCCTACCTGGACGTGGCTCGTCACCGTCCTCCTCTTCATCCTGATCATGTGGCTGTCGACCGTGCCGAAGGTGCTGACCGGCGAAGAAAAAGCCGAGGTCGCGCCGGTCTTTGCCCGGTTTGCGGAGAATGCGCATTTCCCCGCCGTCAAGGACGCGATCTCGACCCGCTGTTCCATGTGCCACGCAGCCGAACCGGTCTATGAGGGCATCGCCCGGCCGCCGAAGGGTGTGGTGTTAGAGAGCGATCAGGAGATTGCCGCCCACGCCCGCGAAATCTATATCCAGGCGGGGCGCAGCCATGCCATGCCGCCCGGCAACATAACCGACATGACGACGGACGAGCGCCAGTTGCTGGCAGCCTGGTTCGAAAGCGCCGTCGAGGAAGGCAAGACACAATGA
- the guaD gene encoding guanine deaminase, which translates to MTTTLIRGRLLSFHRAPMAIEDSAAYTYESDGALLVADGRIKTSGTYATVKAEAADDIVEIDHRPHLIVPGFIDTHLHFPQMQVMASYAANLLEWLNTYTFPEECRFVETAHAERIASRFFDEMVRHGTTTAAAYCTVHKASADAFFAEALRRDMRMIAGKVMMDRNAPQGLLDTPQMGYDETRAVIRDWHGKGRNHVAITPRFAITSTPEQMDVAKSLVHEFPDLHVQTHLSENRDEIAFTCELYPEATDYTDVYARYGLLGPKSLFGHCIHLSDREADVMCETGSVAVFCPTSNLFLGSGLFPLRALNRREKPVRTSVASDIGGGTSYSMLKTLDEAYKILQLQGERLNPFDSFFMMTRGNAEALSLVDRIGTLEAGTDADFIVLNMAATPAMALRAEVVNSLADELFLLQTMGDDRAIVETYVAGKPAKAALAAA; encoded by the coding sequence ATGACAACGACGCTCATCCGCGGCCGCCTCTTGAGCTTTCACCGCGCGCCAATGGCAATCGAGGACAGCGCCGCCTACACCTATGAAAGCGATGGCGCGCTGCTGGTCGCAGACGGCCGGATCAAAACGTCTGGCACCTACGCGACTGTGAAGGCCGAGGCAGCGGATGATATCGTCGAGATCGATCACCGCCCGCACCTGATCGTGCCGGGCTTCATCGACACGCATCTGCATTTCCCGCAGATGCAGGTGATGGCCTCCTACGCCGCCAACCTGCTGGAATGGCTCAACACCTATACCTTCCCGGAAGAGTGCCGCTTCGTCGAGACCGCCCATGCCGAGCGCATCGCCAGCCGTTTCTTCGACGAAATGGTCCGCCACGGCACGACGACGGCGGCCGCCTATTGCACCGTGCATAAGGCATCCGCCGACGCCTTCTTCGCCGAGGCGCTACGCCGCGACATGCGCATGATCGCCGGCAAGGTGATGATGGACCGCAATGCCCCGCAGGGGTTGCTCGATACGCCGCAGATGGGCTACGACGAGACCCGCGCGGTAATCCGCGACTGGCACGGCAAGGGCCGCAACCATGTCGCCATCACTCCGCGCTTTGCCATCACCTCGACGCCGGAGCAGATGGACGTCGCAAAATCGCTGGTGCATGAGTTTCCCGACCTGCATGTCCAGACACATCTGTCGGAAAACCGCGACGAGATCGCCTTTACCTGCGAACTCTATCCGGAAGCCACCGATTATACCGACGTCTACGCCCGTTATGGGCTGCTTGGGCCGAAGAGCCTGTTCGGCCACTGCATCCACCTCTCAGACCGCGAGGCGGACGTGATGTGCGAGACGGGATCGGTCGCGGTCTTCTGCCCGACATCCAACCTCTTCCTCGGCTCGGGCCTTTTCCCGTTGCGGGCGCTCAACCGGCGCGAAAAGCCGGTACGCACCTCGGTCGCCTCGGATATCGGCGGCGGCACCAGCTATTCGATGCTGAAGACGCTCGACGAGGCCTACAAGATCCTGCAACTGCAGGGCGAGCGGCTGAACCCGTTCGACAGCTTCTTCATGATGACCCGCGGCAACGCCGAGGCGCTGTCGCTGGTCGATCGCATCGGCACGCTCGAGGCCGGCACCGACGCCGACTTCATCGTGCTCAACATGGCGGCAACACCGGCGATGGCGCTGCGCGCCGAAGTGGTCAACTCACTCGCCGATGAACTTTTCCTGCTCCAGACCATGGGCGACGACCGCGCGATCGTCGAGACCTATGTGGCGGGAAAACCGGCCAAGGCGGCACTCGCTGCTGCCTGA
- a CDS encoding alpha-hydroxy acid oxidase → MTQILEISDLKALAKRRVPKLFFDYADSGAWTEGTYRANEEDFAKVKLRQRVLVDMTNRSLETTMIGQKVSMPVALAPTGLTGMQHADGEMLAAQAAEAFGVPFTLSTMSICSIEDVASVTTKPFWFQLYVMREREFVLNLIDRAKAAKCSALVLTLDLQILGQRHKDLRNSLSAPPKLTPKHLWQMATRPGWCMKMLGTNRRTFRNIVGHAKSVTDLSSLGAWTAEQFDPQLSWKDVEWIKERWGGPLILKGILDPEDAKMAAATGADAIIVSNHGGRQLDGAHSSISMLPRIVDAVGHQIEVHLDGGIRSGQDVLKAVAMGAKGTYIGRPFLYGLGAMGKEGVTKALEIIRKEMDITMALCGKRDINDVNRDILAD, encoded by the coding sequence ATGACGCAAATCCTCGAAATCAGCGACCTCAAGGCCCTTGCCAAGCGCCGCGTACCGAAGCTCTTCTTCGATTACGCCGACAGCGGCGCCTGGACCGAGGGCACCTATCGCGCCAACGAGGAAGACTTCGCCAAGGTGAAGCTGCGCCAGCGGGTGCTGGTCGACATGACCAACCGCTCGCTGGAAACGACCATGATCGGCCAGAAAGTGTCGATGCCGGTGGCGCTGGCGCCGACGGGGCTGACCGGCATGCAGCACGCCGATGGCGAGATGCTGGCAGCCCAGGCGGCCGAAGCCTTTGGCGTTCCCTTCACGTTGTCGACCATGAGCATCTGCTCAATCGAGGATGTCGCGTCGGTCACAACCAAGCCCTTCTGGTTCCAGCTCTACGTCATGCGCGAGCGCGAGTTCGTGCTGAACCTCATCGACCGGGCCAAGGCCGCCAAGTGCTCGGCACTGGTGCTGACGCTCGACCTGCAGATCCTCGGCCAGCGCCACAAGGACCTGCGCAACAGCCTGTCGGCCCCGCCGAAGCTGACCCCCAAGCATCTCTGGCAGATGGCGACACGTCCCGGCTGGTGCATGAAGATGCTCGGCACCAACCGCCGCACCTTCCGCAATATCGTCGGCCACGCCAAGAGCGTCACCGACCTGTCCTCGCTCGGCGCCTGGACGGCAGAACAGTTCGACCCGCAACTCTCGTGGAAGGACGTCGAATGGATCAAGGAGCGCTGGGGCGGTCCGCTGATCCTGAAGGGCATTCTCGATCCGGAAGACGCCAAGATGGCGGCGGCGACCGGCGCCGACGCGATCATCGTCTCCAACCACGGCGGCCGCCAGCTCGATGGCGCCCATTCCTCGATCAGCATGCTGCCGCGCATCGTCGATGCGGTCGGCCACCAGATCGAGGTGCATCTCGATGGCGGCATCCGCTCCGGCCAGGACGTGCTGAAGGCCGTCGCCATGGGCGCCAAGGGCACCTATATCGGCCGCCCCTTCCTCTACGGCCTCGGCGCCATGGGGAAGGAAGGCGTGACCAAGGCGCTGGAAATCATCCGCAAGGAGATGGACATCACCATGGCGCTCTGCGGCAAGCGCGATATCAACGACGTCAACCGCGACATTCTCGCGGATTGA
- a CDS encoding VOC family protein: MRFINPIPFVRDIDRSRDFYRETLGLTVLKDFGNFVLFETGFAIHEGRSLEQTVWREVGPAEEPYGRGNLLLYFEHENIEAAFESIAPQVELIHPIERQAWGQRVFRFYDPDGHAIEIGEPQTLGSTA; encoded by the coding sequence ATGCGTTTCATCAATCCGATCCCTTTCGTCCGCGACATCGATCGATCCAGGGACTTTTACCGGGAGACACTCGGTCTGACGGTGTTGAAGGACTTCGGAAACTTCGTTCTCTTCGAGACCGGTTTTGCGATCCACGAGGGTCGTTCGCTGGAACAAACAGTCTGGCGGGAAGTCGGTCCCGCGGAAGAACCCTATGGGCGAGGGAACCTGCTGCTCTACTTCGAGCATGAGAATATCGAAGCGGCCTTCGAAAGCATTGCGCCGCAGGTGGAGCTGATCCACCCGATTGAGCGGCAAGCCTGGGGACAGCGGGTGTTCCGTTTTTATGATCCCGACGGGCACGCAATAGAGATCGGAGAGCCGCAAACTCTTGGATCTACTGCATAA
- the uraH gene encoding hydroxyisourate hydrolase: MSSTGRLTTHVLDTALGTPAEGLRIDLFWLEGDERQLIRTVHTNSDGRVDGPMVEGIGFMAGSYELVFHAGDYLRRVGADLPEPAFLDLIPLRFGIADPASHYHVPLLLSPYGYSTYRGS; the protein is encoded by the coding sequence ATGAGCAGCACCGGCCGCCTGACCACCCATGTCCTCGACACTGCGCTCGGCACGCCGGCCGAAGGCTTGCGCATCGACCTCTTTTGGCTCGAAGGCGACGAGCGGCAACTGATCCGCACCGTTCATACCAACAGCGACGGACGCGTCGATGGGCCCATGGTCGAAGGCATCGGCTTCATGGCGGGCAGCTACGAGTTGGTCTTCCACGCCGGCGACTATCTTCGTCGTGTCGGTGCGGACCTGCCGGAGCCTGCCTTCCTCGACCTGATCCCGCTGCGCTTCGGCATTGCCGATCCGGCCAGCCATTATCACGTGCCGCTGCTTCTTTCGCCCTACGGCTACTCGACCTATCGCGGCAGCTGA
- a CDS encoding ureidoglycolate lyase, with protein sequence MSRILSIEPLTQDAFAPFGTVIEADPASMRYINGGTTERFHGLARADVVGEGADVIINIFRGQPRAFPYAVAMMERHPFGSQSFSPLEDRPWLVVVAEDEGGRPGMPRVFRANGRQGVNYGRNVWHHPLMSVGAVSDFIVVDRDGPGNNLEEYVYDEPFVIESAI encoded by the coding sequence ATGTCGCGTATTCTTTCGATCGAACCCCTGACGCAGGATGCTTTCGCGCCGTTCGGCACGGTCATCGAGGCTGATCCGGCTTCGATGCGGTACATCAATGGCGGGACCACCGAACGCTTCCATGGCCTGGCGCGTGCCGATGTTGTCGGCGAGGGTGCCGATGTCATCATCAATATCTTTCGCGGCCAGCCGCGCGCCTTTCCTTACGCGGTGGCGATGATGGAGCGACACCCCTTCGGCAGCCAGAGCTTTTCGCCGCTCGAGGACCGGCCCTGGCTCGTCGTCGTTGCCGAAGACGAGGGGGGCCGACCGGGAATGCCGCGGGTGTTCCGGGCGAACGGGCGGCAGGGCGTCAACTACGGGCGCAATGTCTGGCACCATCCGCTGATGTCGGTGGGCGCGGTCAGCGACTTCATCGTCGTCGATCGGGATGGGCCGGGAAACAATCTCGAAGAATATGTCTACGACGAGCCCTTCGTCATCGAGAGCGCAATATGA
- the uraD gene encoding 2-oxo-4-hydroxy-4-carboxy-5-ureidoimidazoline decarboxylase translates to MSDRDAFVSRFGGVFEHSPWVAERAYDRAAATGLSAGNVHSALCQAFRAGLPRERLAVLRAHPDLAGKLAIAGKLTADSTAEQASAGLDRLSADEHARFTALNEAYTQKFGFPFIIAVKGLTKNDILASFERRIDNSTEEEFETACAQVEKIARLRLQSMLPGDENA, encoded by the coding sequence ATGTCCGATCGCGACGCCTTCGTCAGCCGCTTCGGCGGCGTGTTCGAGCATTCTCCATGGGTTGCCGAACGGGCCTACGACCGGGCGGCCGCAACGGGACTTTCGGCCGGCAACGTGCACTCGGCACTTTGCCAGGCCTTTCGCGCCGGTCTGCCGCGCGAAAGGCTGGCGGTGCTGCGCGCCCACCCGGATCTTGCCGGCAAGCTGGCGATCGCCGGCAAGCTGACGGCGGACTCGACGGCGGAGCAGGCGTCGGCCGGCCTCGACCGCCTTTCGGCCGACGAGCATGCCCGGTTCACGGCGCTGAACGAGGCCTATACGCAGAAATTCGGCTTTCCCTTCATCATCGCGGTCAAGGGCCTGACGAAGAACGACATTCTCGCCTCGTTCGAAAGGCGCATTGACAATTCGACCGAAGAGGAATTTGAAACCGCCTGTGCGCAGGTGGAGAAGATCGCCCGCCTGCGGCTGCAATCCATGCTTCCAGGAGACGAAAATGCCTGA
- the puuE gene encoding allantoinase PuuE — protein MSETSYPRDLVGYGRNPPKANWPGDARIAVQFVLNYEEGGESCILDGDLASESLLSEIVGAQPWQGQRNLNMESIYEYGSRSGFWRLWRMFTSRDVPLTVYGVTLAMARNPEAVAAMKEAGWEIASHGLRWLEYKDFPEEVEREHIREVVRLHTELTGERPLGLYQGKPSSNTLKLVLEEGGFLYSSDSYADELPYWVAGLTADKPHLIIPYTLDANDMRFATNQGFNSGDQFFTYLKDTFDVLYEEGKEGNAKMMNIGLHCRLVGRPGRAAALARFIDYVMSHDKVWVPRRIDIARHWYEHHKPEGAL, from the coding sequence ATGTCTGAGACTTCCTATCCGCGTGACCTCGTCGGCTATGGCCGCAACCCGCCCAAGGCAAACTGGCCGGGCGATGCGCGTATCGCCGTGCAGTTCGTGCTCAACTATGAAGAGGGCGGCGAAAGCTGCATCCTCGATGGCGACCTGGCCTCCGAGAGCCTGCTCTCGGAGATCGTTGGTGCACAGCCTTGGCAGGGCCAGCGCAACCTCAACATGGAATCGATTTATGAGTACGGTTCGCGCTCCGGTTTCTGGCGGCTCTGGCGCATGTTCACCAGCCGCGACGTGCCGTTGACGGTCTACGGCGTGACGTTGGCGATGGCTCGCAATCCCGAAGCGGTCGCCGCCATGAAGGAAGCGGGCTGGGAGATCGCCAGCCACGGCCTGCGCTGGCTCGAATACAAGGATTTCCCCGAAGAGGTGGAGCGCGAGCATATCCGCGAAGTCGTTCGGCTGCATACCGAACTGACCGGCGAGCGCCCGCTTGGCCTTTACCAGGGCAAGCCTTCAAGCAACACGCTGAAGCTCGTTCTCGAAGAGGGCGGGTTCCTCTATTCCTCCGATTCCTATGCGGATGAGTTGCCCTATTGGGTGGCGGGGCTGACGGCCGACAAGCCGCATCTGATCATCCCCTACACACTCGACGCCAACGACATGCGCTTTGCGACGAACCAGGGTTTCAACTCCGGCGACCAGTTCTTCACCTATCTCAAAGACACGTTCGACGTGCTCTATGAGGAGGGCAAGGAAGGCAACGCCAAGATGATGAACATCGGCCTGCACTGCCGCCTCGTTGGGCGTCCAGGCCGCGCCGCGGCGCTGGCGCGGTTCATCGACTATGTCATGTCGCACGACAAGGTCTGGGTGCCGCGGCGCATCGACATCGCCCGTCACTGGTATGAACACCACAAGCCGGAAGGGGCTCTCTGA
- a CDS encoding DUF1045 domain-containing protein, with protein MRYAICFTPPMADPLSTVAASWLGRNVYSGEPTELPSISGLTASEIAFHTAVPRRFGFQAVVMSPFRLHPDMDEAQLLKALMHFAGAQTPFEIERLEVARLGHCWGLMPQIPSTAMHLLAASIIQEFDAFRAPLSEDDIERSDPDRLTAPQFSNLHRWGDPHVMDEYRFHMMLTGPLNLDAMRSIEAPLRDLFEPCLAPPLTIGSLALFVEQESGAPMRVHSQHPLGKISAAKRAERIKRPAAEATLAPGPIPPLSRMVASLMAGR; from the coding sequence ATGCGTTACGCCATTTGTTTCACGCCGCCGATGGCCGACCCGCTTTCAACGGTTGCCGCCAGTTGGCTCGGCCGCAATGTCTATTCCGGCGAGCCCACCGAGTTACCATCGATCTCCGGATTGACCGCATCCGAGATCGCCTTCCATACGGCTGTCCCGCGTCGCTTCGGCTTTCAGGCGGTGGTGATGTCGCCCTTCCGGCTTCACCCCGATATGGACGAGGCGCAGCTACTCAAGGCGCTGATGCATTTTGCCGGCGCCCAGACGCCGTTCGAGATCGAGCGCCTGGAAGTGGCCCGGCTCGGCCACTGCTGGGGACTGATGCCGCAGATCCCGAGCACGGCGATGCATCTGCTGGCCGCCAGCATCATCCAGGAATTCGACGCGTTCCGCGCGCCGCTCAGCGAAGACGACATCGAGCGCTCCGACCCCGACAGGCTGACGGCGCCGCAATTTTCCAACCTGCATCGCTGGGGCGATCCTCATGTGATGGATGAATATCGCTTTCACATGATGCTGACCGGGCCGCTCAATCTGGACGCGATGCGCAGCATCGAGGCACCGCTTCGCGACCTGTTCGAACCATGCCTGGCGCCGCCGCTGACGATCGGCAGCCTGGCGCTGTTCGTGGAGCAGGAATCGGGCGCGCCGATGCGCGTCCACTCGCAACACCCGCTCGGCAAGATTTCGGCGGCCAAGCGGGCCGAACGGATCAAGCGGCCGGCAGCCGAGGCGACGCTTGCGCCAGGCCCTATCCCGCCACTGTCGCGGATGGTCGCCTCGCTGATGGCCGGCCGCTAA
- a CDS encoding PRC-barrel domain-containing protein, translated as MTYHNANLQDAGIKETHDLIASDKVEGTKVYGADNKHIGSIERVILEKRSGRVAYAVLGFGGFLGIGEDHYPLPWAKLTYDENLGGYRTDVTREQVERAPKYHGNEEYDWNSENGRRVYDYYGVPPYWM; from the coding sequence GTGACCTATCACAATGCGAACCTTCAGGACGCCGGGATCAAGGAAACCCATGACCTGATCGCCAGCGACAAGGTTGAAGGCACGAAGGTTTATGGCGCCGACAACAAGCACATCGGCTCGATCGAGCGCGTTATCCTGGAAAAGCGCAGCGGTCGCGTGGCCTATGCCGTGCTCGGGTTCGGCGGTTTTCTCGGCATCGGGGAAGATCACTATCCACTGCCTTGGGCCAAGCTGACCTATGATGAGAACCTCGGCGGCTATCGGACTGATGTGACTCGCGAACAGGTCGAGCGGGCGCCGAAATATCACGGCAACGAGGAATACGACTGGAACAGCGAGAACGGACGCCGGGTCTATGACTATTACGGCGTGCCGCCTTACTGGATGTAA
- a CDS encoding NAD(P)/FAD-dependent oxidoreductase yields the protein MSELLIVGGGIMGLWAALTAARTGMDVQLVDEHRIGAGASGGILGALMPHMPDKWNAKKQFQFDALVSLESEIETLEAETGLSAGYRRSGRIMPLAKPHLREIALRHEQDATRNWRAGDRQFFWHVRDELPSGWLSAEAAACGLVFDTLGGRLSPRQMLAVLRAALAQSPNVRIVEGTGVRAIHPGQGRAELDDATEIAFGHCIVAAGVDSFPLVDALSGPLRGPSGTGVKGQAALLLADVDPQLPVIFTDGVYIVAHDDGHIAVGSTSENKYADPQSTDELLNELLVRAEALVPSLRGAEVVERWAGIRPKSTGREPIAGRHPDHENLSVLTGGFKVSFGIAHRLARFVVDEITGQPLIDIPGSFLCQNHIAALREKHL from the coding sequence ATGAGCGAACTTTTGATCGTCGGCGGCGGCATCATGGGGCTCTGGGCAGCCCTTACGGCAGCACGGACCGGCATGGACGTGCAACTGGTCGACGAGCATCGCATCGGGGCCGGCGCCAGTGGCGGCATACTCGGCGCGCTGATGCCGCACATGCCGGACAAATGGAACGCCAAGAAACAATTCCAGTTCGACGCCCTGGTGTCGCTCGAAAGCGAGATCGAAACGCTCGAGGCCGAAACCGGACTTTCGGCAGGTTACCGCCGCAGCGGGCGGATCATGCCGCTTGCGAAGCCGCATCTGCGCGAGATCGCTCTTCGCCACGAGCAGGATGCGACGCGCAACTGGCGGGCAGGCGACCGCCAGTTCTTCTGGCACGTGCGCGACGAGCTGCCGTCCGGATGGCTCAGTGCCGAGGCGGCGGCTTGCGGATTGGTGTTCGATACGCTTGGCGGTCGGCTTTCTCCACGCCAGATGCTGGCGGTTCTGCGTGCGGCACTGGCGCAATCGCCGAACGTGCGGATCGTCGAGGGGACGGGCGTTCGAGCAATCCATCCGGGCCAGGGCCGCGCCGAACTCGATGACGCCACGGAAATCGCCTTCGGCCATTGCATAGTTGCTGCCGGCGTCGACAGCTTTCCGCTCGTCGATGCGCTGTCGGGACCTCTCCGTGGACCGAGCGGCACGGGGGTCAAGGGCCAGGCGGCGCTGCTTCTGGCCGATGTCGATCCGCAATTGCCCGTCATCTTCACCGACGGCGTCTATATCGTCGCCCATGACGACGGGCATATCGCGGTCGGCAGCACCAGCGAGAACAAATATGCCGATCCGCAGTCGACGGATGAACTGCTGAATGAGCTGCTGGTGCGCGCCGAGGCGCTGGTCCCGTCCTTGCGCGGGGCGGAGGTGGTCGAGCGCTGGGCCGGCATCCGGCCGAAATCGACCGGCCGGGAGCCGATCGCCGGGCGCCATCCGGATCACGAAAACCTGTCGGTCCTGACAGGCGGCTTCAAGGTGAGCTTCGGCATCGCCCACCGCCTCGCGCGCTTCGTCGTCGACGAGATCACCGGCCAGCCGTTGATCGACATTCCGGGATCCTTCTTGTGCCAGAATCACATAGCGGCACTTCGCGAGAAACATCTTTAA
- the mnmD gene encoding tRNA (5-methylaminomethyl-2-thiouridine)(34)-methyltransferase MnmD: protein MTGSAAEPNQPPAHQSLDWHEGDMPYSREFGDHFYCRTDGRLECGHVFLAGNGLPERWASGGAFTIGELGFGTGLNFCETWRQWKATATTDGTLHFVSFERFPMQAEEISRALSHWPEIDAERLALTDRWPATNDGRIEIDLGDGVRLTVVCGTALEGLAQAKERFDAWFLDGFAPSRNPDMWSEELMRLVFDKTAAGGSFSTYAAAGFVRRNLQAAGFAVEKRKGFAGKREMLRGDKR from the coding sequence ATGACAGGATCCGCCGCAGAACCGAACCAGCCCCCGGCCCATCAAAGCCTCGATTGGCACGAGGGCGATATGCCCTATTCCAGGGAGTTTGGCGATCATTTTTATTGCCGCACCGACGGTCGGCTCGAATGCGGACATGTGTTCCTCGCCGGCAACGGCCTGCCCGAACGCTGGGCCTCCGGCGGGGCATTCACCATCGGCGAACTGGGCTTCGGCACCGGCCTCAATTTCTGTGAAACCTGGCGGCAATGGAAAGCTACGGCGACCACGGACGGCACGCTGCATTTCGTCAGTTTCGAGCGCTTTCCCATGCAGGCGGAGGAAATCTCCCGCGCCTTGTCCCATTGGCCGGAGATCGACGCCGAACGGCTGGCCCTCACCGATCGCTGGCCGGCAACCAACGACGGCAGGATCGAGATCGATCTTGGCGATGGCGTTCGCCTGACCGTCGTTTGCGGCACAGCACTGGAGGGGCTCGCCCAAGCGAAGGAGCGCTTCGATGCCTGGTTCCTCGATGGTTTTGCACCGTCCCGCAATCCCGACATGTGGTCGGAGGAGCTGATGCGGCTGGTGTTCGACAAGACCGCGGCCGGCGGCAGCTTCTCCACCTATGCCGCCGCCGGCTTCGTTCGCCGCAATCTGCAGGCGGCCGGCTTTGCCGTCGAGAAGCGCAAGGGCTTCGCCGGGAAGCGCGAGATGCTGCGCGGAGACAAGCGCTGA